The Desulfoscipio gibsoniae DSM 7213 genome contains a region encoding:
- a CDS encoding antA/AntB antirepressor family protein, translating into MHDLIAIDYKNDTPTVNGRELHKALEIGTEYAKWFSRMTEYGFKEGKDYSSFLTVRSDGLPGKPKTDHSLTISMAKEICMIQRNEIGKKFREHFIAIEEAWNSPEKIMERALQIAQQKAIEAERKIFALVEENETLEIALNSSLKFYTVAKYNRTFNMGWNLKQCQRIGKRLSAYCRSRAIEIRTCETNDERFGTVNSYPITAWEDFLEVTQCVV; encoded by the coding sequence ATGCACGATTTAATTGCAATTGATTATAAAAATGATACCCCTACGGTTAATGGACGTGAACTTCACAAGGCTTTGGAAATAGGAACCGAGTATGCCAAATGGTTTAGCCGAATGACAGAATACGGTTTTAAAGAAGGAAAAGACTATTCGTCATTTTTGACGGTTAGATCGGATGGACTTCCCGGTAAACCAAAAACTGATCATTCCCTAACAATATCCATGGCAAAAGAAATCTGCATGATCCAAAGAAATGAAATAGGGAAAAAGTTTAGGGAACACTTCATCGCCATCGAGGAAGCCTGGAACTCCCCTGAAAAAATTATGGAGCGGGCACTGCAGATCGCCCAGCAAAAAGCCATTGAAGCTGAAAGAAAGATATTTGCCTTGGTTGAGGAAAATGAAACCCTTGAAATCGCCCTTAATTCATCGCTTAAGTTTTATACCGTGGCCAAATATAACAGGACTTTTAATATGGGCTGGAATTTAAAACAGTGCCAAAGGATCGGCAAACGCTTATCTGCATACTGCCGCTCCCGTGCTATTGAAATAAGGACGTGCGAAACGAATGATGAAAGGTTTGGCACCGTTAACAGTTATCCCATCACTGCTTGGGAAGATTTCCTGGAGGTGACTCAATGTGTTGTCTAA
- a CDS encoding DUF7768 domain-containing protein, whose protein sequence is MDWRNSEGYSDPTPYEALKAVKIYRPLVYIASPFAGDMERNIERARGYCRLAVSLGCIPLAPHLHYPQFMDDGDRQQRELGLWFALILLGKCDELWVFGSHISSGMAAEIAKAERRGMPIRYFDSKGEEVGRCTI, encoded by the coding sequence ATGGACTGGCGCAACAGTGAGGGTTACTCCGACCCGACACCATATGAAGCCTTGAAAGCAGTCAAGATTTATCGGCCACTGGTGTATATAGCATCACCTTTTGCCGGGGATATGGAAAGGAACATCGAACGAGCCAGAGGCTATTGCAGATTGGCGGTCAGCCTGGGGTGCATTCCCCTGGCCCCGCACCTGCACTACCCGCAGTTTATGGACGATGGGGACAGGCAGCAGCGGGAACTGGGCCTTTGGTTTGCTCTAATCCTGCTTGGAAAATGTGACGAACTTTGGGTATTTGGTAGCCACATCAGTAGCGGCATGGCTGCTGAAATCGCTAAAGCGGAACGGCGGGGTATGCCTATTAGGTACTTTGACAGTAAAGGTGAGGAGGTTGGGAGATGCACGATTTAA